GATGCGGTGTACATTCCACCACAGGGAGTTCAGCATATCGAAAACACAGGTTCTGAGACATTGGAGTTTCTATGCATTGTGTTTCCAGCTTGGACTCCTGATGCTGAAGAACTTGTAGAGTCTTCATGAATCCAAGTAATTGCAAGCACTTTTGACATCATATATCAGTACTTGATGTGCAACGGAATGAAAAAGACATGTCTAACCAACTTCGGAATGCGAGTAAACGTATTTCTCAGCACACATCATTCAGTTATCTTGTTGCATTGTTGTTGGGTCTAATCCCGTTTCTCTATATGATGTGGTTAAACAATTGGAGTTTCCCAGTCCTTATTATGGCTCCAATTATGCTATTTCCGAGTCTATTATCTGGGGTGGTCATGCGCTTTTTGAGCGGAGTGGGAATCATGCTTACATTTGCAACTGTCTGCTCCTTCCTGTTCTCTTTTGCATCGGGTTTTGTTAAAGGCAGTAAACGCCGTGCCAAAGCCATAAGAATATTCATTGGTATTCTAATGCTCTTGGTTGGAGCCTATCCGGTCTACAAACTGACTGGTGGATCCACGTTTGGAGGTACCTTCGGTCTCTTGGAGGATATAGGAGCAGTACTCGGCATCTGGTCGTTGCTTGTCTCTGTGTACGTAATTCCTGCAATTCGGGCGCGTTACAAACCTGAGTTTGAGAAGGGGTTTGTCGATGAATTCAAGGAGCGCGTTGGTAGGATTCGCCATTCGCTTTGGAAGGGTTATCAATCTTATATCTGGAAAGAGTATGGCAAGGTCTATGCTGAAGAGTTTAGATCTTACCAGCAATCTATAGCAGAAATCCGTAATCAATTAAGTGGTATCCTCCTCCTTCCTATAGCAGTTGTTCTACTACCTTTTCCGTTTCTAATGGCTGTTCTACTAGTATTATGGCTGCGTACATTCTCCCTTGATGAGGAGCCATTGAAAACCGGTGAGCGTGCAGTATTGATATTGGTTTCAATAGTAGTGATTTTCATAGAAACTATCATACTGCTCTGCTTTGTACCCGAGGCGTACTCTCTCTACTTCAATTTCGCCTATCTTCTTGGAGTCCTTCTTAGCATGGTATACTTAGGCATTCTGATTCTGCGTTCGTGAAGAATGACAACCGCGTCTTTGGGGAACTGACTTTCAAACCAATGCACTCTTCTTCATTAGGTTCCATGGGACAAGCAGTTGAAAAAGGTGGATTTGAAATGGATTTTGAAACACAAACAGAATTTCAGAAAAGACGTGCTAAGCAGGATGAGGTAGTATTAGAATATGCTAACCTACAAATAAAACGCTTCTACACACTTGATGACAAAGCGTATGTAGATGGAGCATTACCTTCCAAAGTCAAGGAACTACTTGGATTGGTAGCTTCATTGGTTCTAAGATGTGATGATTGTATCCGCTATCATCTTGGTCGTTGTCATGAAGAAGGAGTGAATGATGAGGAAATGGTTGAAGCACTCAATGTGGGACTTGTTGTTGGAGGATCAATCACTATACCTCATCTACGAGAAGCTCTGCAGGTCTGGCACGAGCTTAGCAAGTGAAGGCCCATATTGGACCAAAATAGAACTGAATCCTATTCCGGCTCTATAGGAATAACTATCATGAGAATGATGTAGATTATCAAACCCGTTCCATAACCAAGCGTAAGAAGAACCCACAAGAGCCGGATAATTGTCGCGTCAATGCCAGTATACTCAGCAATGCCGCCGCAGACACCCCCGATGACCTTGTCATCTCTCGAACGATAGAGCTTTTTTGGCTCTCCTTTCTCTTCTTCAGCTAGCGGAATCTCGGTCATCTGTATCCCCCAATATTTTCGTCTGCAGTTGTATAATAAAACCTTCCTGAGAAAAAACCTTAGACATTTATACGAACGTCTCTGTTGACCGCATTGATTCGGAGCTCTATCTTTCTGTTCCCATTTTTTACAGTCACATAGTATGTTGGAACATAAAAACCACGTAGCTTTTTGAAATCGAGTTTGTTGTCAATTATCCTCTTTGCCCCATGTGGCTTTTTCTTAGCTTCACGAGCTAGTCTCTTCACCACATCATCAAGATCCTTATATTTTCCCGGCGAGACCGTGATTTTTCTTTTCCAAGCAGAAGTAACCCGGTGCTTGCCGCGACCAGTCAAGAGCTTCTCAAGAGTATTGGCCGCAAAACCTGTCACCCCATCAAGAATGAATTCTACAGTCGTCTCTGTTTCAAATAACTCGACAATCTCAACTTTGATTGCTCTTCCTGGAATATCTCTCCCTTTTCGTGGTTTGATAATCTCCTTGCCAATCATGGCACCAATAAGCTGTTCTTGGACACCAATTTCCTCCTTTCTTACCCGGGTAAACATCTTCTCATTTTCTGCTTCATATATGCAGTAGAAATCGTGCTTCAATCTAGGACTATATACTCTCAATGAATCCTGCCGCGTATCAAGAATCTCAGCAGCTTCTTCAGACGCTTTCTCTCTTGCCTCCTCTTCGTCCATTTTGGCATCGAAATAGTATTCTCTAGCTTTATCGTCATCTATCTCAAGCCGAGCATTCGATCCCGAAGTTCTAAACATGCGTTTTGACAAACGTTTTCTTCCCATGAATCATCCCTCTGATGGGATGGAACGGCACTATTTGTCCTCTTCGGCTAATAGAATTGAGAATGATAGATTCGAGTGATAGTTGTAGTTCGATTCTTTTGCCTACATATACTTCATAATGAAAGACAAGCCGAGATTATTTGAGGTAAATCAGTCAGACATCGTGGGTATTTGCTTCATTCTCTTTTGATTTTGCTTTTAGGCTGCCAATTACCAAATGCATCTCGTCCAATGGATTCTGAGGGAGAGTTGCGGAACCGGGTCCGTTGACAATCAGTTTTCTGTATGCTCTCTTTCCGTGAAGCTTCAGAGATGATACATACCCTTTGCTTTCCATTTCCCGTAACTGCTTTCTGAATTCCTCTAGAGTAGTAAGTGAACGCTTTGGGGAGCTAACACGGTATCTCTCAAATAGGGTAGACTCGAGTTCAACGAGTGCCCATCCAAATGAACGAATAATGTTTAACTCAATCTGATTCAGTCTCATGGAATATGTTCAGCTTCCTTCAATGCAGTATTATATGATTATCCAATTAAATACTATGTTAATATCCTAATCAACGTACTGTGGAGAATCAGGAAAGCAGCAAATTTTACATAATCCTAAATAAATCAACACTCTCAAGTGTAAAATAATTGTAAAATTTCCATCTACCCCACAAAAGTAATCAAGCTGGCGGGGTGAACATAAAATCACTCTAAGGTCTAAATCAGACAAGCTGGAGCTTGAGATACAAGCTGACGGAATCTCGGACTTGGAACAAGCATACCTTGATTTGCTTAGTGCTAAGAATGAATTAAGAAAAATACAACAAAAACACCGGATTTGTTTAATAGCTAATGCTTCAAAGGAAGCGGCTTTGGAACACTGGATAGAAACCGAAGGGGGGCGAAAAGTGACAGATAATTTAGAAACCCCTATTGCCATCGTTTTATCGCTCCTTGATTGTTACCCTGAATCCAAACAGGGATTAACAATAGCTTTTGAAATAGGGAGTAGTCATCCAACTGTTAGTCGATACTTAACTGGGGATCTTGGCAATTATGGCCAATATTTTGAGAAATGTAATGGTGAGTATAGACTCACAGAAGAAGGTATTCTCTTCATATCCGAATGGTTAGGAACAAATAACCACGAAGACTGAATCCTATCTGAAAGATTATATGGCGGGAACCATGCCCGTGTTCTCGTCCCGCGGAAGGTTTCGATATATGCCCCCTAAAGACATGAATATCATAGTCATGGGCTGCATGCAGTGCATGTACGCAGCAGCAGACCTAGCAGGAACCATGAAGTTACAGTACGACGTGAGCGCGAGGGTTATCCGGATGCCGTGTACTGCAAGGCTTGATCTCAACTTCATTCTCAAGGCCCTGCAGGAAGGGGCTGACGGTGTGCTGATTGTCGGATGCCACCCGGGCGATTGTGCGTACAAGACAGGAAATCTTGGGGCAGAGCGGCGAGTGCGATTTGCTCGCAAACTTGTCGGCCAGCTGGGCATGAACGAAGAGCGGGTGAAGATGGTGTTCGTAAGTGCTGCGGAAGGTGATCTCTTTGCCAAGCACATCAACGATTTCGCGAAGAAAATCAGGGAGATTGGCCCGAACCCGATACGGTTATAGTGAACTGATTAGTAAGGTATGTTTTCAATACCCGGGATTCTGTCGAAAAGTGCATCAAGAGAAACAATCCGCTGACATCCATTGGATGCGGCTATTGCGGCAGTAAAGCAGTCATTCAATCCGATGATTGTACCAGTTCGTTCCCTGTCGGTGTAGATTCTACTGGCACGTTCCGCAGCGTCGATAGTGAGATCCCAGACAATTAACCTTGATGCAAGTTCTCGAACCGCGTCTTCTTCTGATTTGATTTTCCCGTGTTTGTCAACACCTCTGAAGAGCTCAAAGACATTGACCACTGTAGTAGCAAGGTTGTAGTCTTTTGATTTCAACCCACGATAGATTTTGCGCGTTTCTTCTTCCCCACGCAGAAAATCGATGAGGAATGATGTGTCGAAACACGCAAAGGTCAATGCTCCCAGGCTCCCCACATCTCATCTAAGCCATCGAAAAATACTCTGCGTTCCTCATCCGTCATTGGGATGGTTCCAAAGAGATCTAAGATATCATCATCAGGTCTGAGCAAACGCTCTATGACCTCACTGTAGGATTCGCCTTCCCGCTTTGCTCGTTTTAGTCTGCGGTATATGTCTTCCCTGAGGGAGATGATGGACGAGGCAGATAAAGCATCGATACCGATTTCGTATGACGAAAAGGACTTGGAGCGTGACCTTGCTTTTGTCAAAGAAACCGAACGTGGTCAGTAATGCA
Above is a window of Candidatus Thorarchaeota archaeon DNA encoding:
- a CDS encoding antitoxin VapB family protein, producing the protein MSLREDIYRRLKRAKREGESYSEVIERLLRPDDDILDLFGTIPMTDEERRVFFDGLDEMWGAWEH
- a CDS encoding carboxymuconolactone decarboxylase family protein, with the translated sequence MDFETQTEFQKRRAKQDEVVLEYANLQIKRFYTLDDKAYVDGALPSKVKELLGLVASLVLRCDDCIRYHLGRCHEEGVNDEEMVEALNVGLVVGGSITIPHLREALQVWHELSK
- a CDS encoding hydrogenase iron-sulfur subunit; translated protein: MPPKDMNIIVMGCMQCMYAAADLAGTMKLQYDVSARVIRMPCTARLDLNFILKALQEGADGVLIVGCHPGDCAYKTGNLGAERRVRFARKLVGQLGMNEERVKMVFVSAAEGDLFAKHINDFAKKIREIGPNPIRL
- a CDS encoding type II toxin-antitoxin system VapC family toxin — protein: MTFACFDTSFLIDFLRGEEETRKIYRGLKSKDYNLATTVVNVFELFRGVDKHGKIKSEEDAVRELASRLIVWDLTIDAAERASRIYTDRERTGTIIGLNDCFTAAIAASNGCQRIVSLDALFDRIPGIENIPY
- a CDS encoding PspC domain-containing protein; its protein translation is MTEIPLAEEEKGEPKKLYRSRDDKVIGGVCGGIAEYTGIDATIIRLLWVLLTLGYGTGLIIYIILMIVIPIEPE